A window of Candidatus Saccharibacteria bacterium contains these coding sequences:
- a CDS encoding site-2 protease family protein, protein MNFDPLLIIFALTSVLISMTIHEAMHAFASNALGDDTARHEGRLTLNPLAHIDPVTTVALPVFLAIAQLPIFGAAKPVPFNPERLRWGDFGAATVALAGPFTNLVLAVLAGAVFQLGLVQNEVLGQFLFTFMAVNVGFFLFNIIPFPPLDGSRFLYAVAPEPVRALMRSIESLGFMAIIIFIFLFYTVLARPFGNVMATVITALSGVQVTF, encoded by the coding sequence ATGAACTTCGACCCCTTACTCATCATATTCGCCCTGACGTCGGTGCTTATTTCTATGACCATCCACGAGGCGATGCACGCTTTTGCCAGCAATGCGCTGGGTGACGACACTGCCCGGCACGAGGGACGGCTGACACTCAACCCTCTGGCTCATATCGATCCAGTTACTACTGTGGCGCTGCCGGTCTTCCTAGCCATTGCCCAGCTGCCAATCTTTGGTGCAGCCAAGCCAGTGCCGTTCAACCCGGAGCGGTTACGCTGGGGAGATTTTGGCGCGGCGACGGTGGCACTGGCCGGTCCGTTTACTAACCTGGTACTGGCGGTGCTGGCTGGAGCTGTTTTCCAGCTCGGCCTGGTGCAGAATGAGGTGCTCGGGCAGTTCTTGTTCACCTTCATGGCGGTCAACGTCGGCTTCTTCCTGTTCAACATCATCCCCTTCCCGCCGCTTGATGGGTCGCGCTTCCTTTACGCCGTAGCGCCGGAACCGGTGCGGGCACTGATGCGGTCCATTGAGAGCCTCGGGTTCATGGCAATCATTATCTTTATTTTCCTGTTCTATACGGTGTTGGCGCGGCCGTTCGGCAACGTGATGGCGACGGTCATCACGGCGCTGTCCGGCGTGCAGGTGACGTTCTAG
- a CDS encoding glycoside hydrolase family 16 protein: protein MKKKEIHPMHQPAAAKARSNSNVIISAAAGISIAVVGFAIFAALAAGPAAFIEAEDADGSPTTGASVISDPAASQSQAVLFGQVATDPGGDPGDDPGTDPDPGSDKDGTQAAKLLNWGPVINGDEFDYEGAPGPKWSPYDGPGHAGNGIRSPGAFSVANGIMTIFGDQGGTTGGAAFNDASSITYRDEARVRMYATGGGSGSQYHPVLIRWPDSDEWPEGGEDDYMETDIGDPGVSTFIHHPNQSSGSAQSHAEVEVDITQWHNYAIERSDTHITGYLDGKQWFQFTVEETNGQVPGPMHPTFQMDNFGGDSHFEAKFEIEWYRIYAAP from the coding sequence GTGAAAAAGAAAGAAATCCATCCTATGCACCAGCCCGCCGCCGCCAAGGCACGGTCAAACAGCAATGTTATAATTTCGGCCGCGGCTGGCATTAGCATCGCCGTGGTCGGTTTCGCCATCTTTGCCGCCCTCGCGGCCGGCCCGGCGGCTTTTATCGAGGCCGAAGACGCCGACGGCAGTCCAACCACCGGGGCCAGTGTCATCAGCGACCCTGCCGCTTCGCAAAGCCAGGCCGTCCTCTTTGGCCAGGTAGCGACCGACCCGGGTGGCGACCCCGGCGACGATCCGGGCACTGACCCCGACCCAGGCAGTGATAAGGACGGCACCCAGGCCGCCAAACTCCTCAACTGGGGACCAGTCATCAACGGTGACGAATTTGATTATGAAGGTGCCCCCGGTCCCAAATGGAGCCCATACGACGGCCCCGGCCACGCCGGTAATGGCATCCGCAGCCCGGGTGCATTCTCAGTAGCAAACGGCATCATGACCATCTTCGGCGATCAGGGCGGCACCACCGGCGGCGCAGCCTTCAACGACGCCAGCTCCATTACATATCGCGACGAAGCCCGCGTCCGCATGTACGCCACCGGCGGCGGCAGCGGCTCGCAGTACCACCCGGTACTGATCCGCTGGCCGGACAGTGACGAGTGGCCCGAAGGTGGCGAGGATGATTACATGGAGACTGACATCGGCGACCCCGGCGTCTCAACCTTCATCCACCATCCCAACCAGAGCAGCGGCAGTGCCCAGTCGCACGCCGAGGTCGAAGTGGATATCACCCAGTGGCACAACTACGCCATCGAGCGCAGCGACACCCACATCACCGGCTACCTCGACGGCAAGCAGTGGTTCCAGTTTACCGTCGAAGAAACCAACGGCCAGGTGCCCGGCCCGATGCACCCGACCTTCCAGATGGATAACTTTGGTGGCGATTCGCACTTTGAAGCCAAGTTTGAGATTGAGTGGTATCGGATTTACGCTGCGCCTTGA
- the rpmB gene encoding 50S ribosomal protein L28: MATKCELTGKGKMYGKNVPFSLHRTNRTFKPNLQKKTFESNGQKITLTLSTQAIRTLKKKGLLKPVGAKAVAAK; this comes from the coding sequence ATGGCAACAAAATGTGAACTGACCGGCAAGGGCAAGATGTACGGCAAGAACGTCCCGTTCTCGCTGCACCGCACCAACCGCACCTTCAAGCCGAACCTGCAGAAGAAGACCTTCGAAAGCAACGGCCAGAAGATCACCCTGACCCTGAGCACCCAGGCAATCCGCACCCTCAAGAAGAAGGGCCTGCTGAAGCCAGTCGGCGCCAAGGCCGTCGCTGCCAAGTAG
- a CDS encoding MBL fold metallo-hydrolase, translated as MTDITYKGANCVTIQTKTTAIITDPVIDGAKPPKELAKARAVLISQPRYAVDINEAEQIAFTVPGEYEVGDFSVSSRQSESQLDPAVKATVFRIETPDVRLATLGHVNPDKVDDALIEDLGVIDVLILPIGGAGYTIDAHGAAKLARRIAPKVVIPVHFKEDGVNYEVPQGTIEDFARELGVQIQEEASLKIKQAGQLPESLSLIRLTV; from the coding sequence ATGACCGACATCACCTACAAAGGCGCCAACTGCGTCACCATCCAGACCAAGACCACGGCTATCATCACCGACCCCGTCATCGACGGCGCCAAGCCTCCCAAGGAGCTTGCAAAAGCCCGCGCCGTCCTGATCAGTCAGCCGCGCTACGCCGTCGACATCAACGAAGCCGAGCAGATTGCCTTCACCGTCCCCGGCGAGTACGAGGTAGGGGACTTCTCAGTCTCCAGCCGCCAGTCCGAAAGTCAGCTTGACCCCGCAGTCAAGGCGACCGTCTTTCGTATCGAGACGCCTGATGTCCGTCTGGCCACCCTCGGCCATGTCAACCCCGACAAGGTGGACGACGCCCTGATCGAAGATCTCGGTGTCATCGACGTCCTCATCCTGCCCATCGGCGGGGCCGGCTACACCATCGATGCCCATGGTGCAGCCAAACTGGCCCGCCGTATCGCGCCGAAGGTGGTCATTCCCGTCCATTTCAAAGAGGACGGCGTCAATTACGAGGTGCCACAGGGCACGATCGAAGACTTCGCCCGCGAGCTGGGCGTCCAGATCCAGGAAGAAGCATCCCTGAAAATCAAGCAGGCCGGCCAGTTGCCCGAGAGCCTGAGCCTTATCCGCTTGACGGTTTAG